The Pantoea vagans genome contains the following window.
ATGGGGTCGGCTAATGAATTTGAAGCGGTTTTATTTTTCTCATTGGCATATGCACATGATATTGAGAATAAGCTAAGTATTGTTGATGGCATTAGTTTCTTAAATAGCAATCGTCTCGTCAGCTTCATTAAAACCTCACCATTTTATGAATTAAAATTCAGCGATTTGTATCTGTTATACACCTTGATCGATTTTATGAAAGTGTATTGCTTGATCAATATCTTCATATAACTGAACAGAAGAATTAGGGCCTATATAAATAGCATGATCACAATATTTTCGTAAAGAGGATAAACTATGTGATACCATGATGAGTTTTGACGAAATGGTCTTTTCGTGAAAAATTTCTGAGCATTTTTTTTTGAATGCTGCATCACCAACAGCAGTAACTTCATCAACTAAGTAGTAATCAAAATTAAATGCCATACTCAATCCAAAGCTTAGTCTTGATTTCATTCCGGATGAATAAGTTTTTATTGGCATATCAAAATAATTTCCTAGCTCTGAAAA
Protein-coding sequences here:
- a CDS encoding ABC transporter ATP-binding protein, translated to MIEIKNLTKFYKTKKGKHYIFNDLNIVIPEGKSIALIGRNGAGKSTLMRLIGGIDLPNFGSIKTNKTISWPVGLSGGFQGSLTGRDNVKFVSRLYCKENEIGEKINYVEQFSELGNYFDMPIKTYSSGMKSRLSFGLSMAFNFDYYLVDEVTAVGDAAFKKKCSEIFHEKTISSKLIMVSHSLSSLRKYCDHAIYIGPNSSVQLYEDIDQAIHFHKIDQGV